A window of Lagenorhynchus albirostris chromosome 11, mLagAlb1.1, whole genome shotgun sequence contains these coding sequences:
- the GALR3 gene encoding galanin receptor type 3, translating into MADAQNVSLDSPGSIGAVAVPVVFALIFLLGTVGNGLVLAVLLQPGLGAWQEPGSTTDLFILNLAVADLCFILCCVPFQAAIYTLDAWLFGALVCKAVHLLIYLTMYASSFTLAAVSVDRYLAVRHPLRSRALRTPRNARAAVGLVWLLAALFSAPYLSYYGTVRYGALELCVPAWEDARRRALDVATFAAGYLLPVAVVSLAYGRTLRFLWAAVGPAGAAAAEARRRATGRAGRAMLAVAALYALCWGPHHALILCFWYGRFAFSPATYACRLASHCLAYANSCLNPLVYALASRHFRARLRRLWPCGRRRPRCPPGARRALRRVRPASPGPAGCLGDARPRGQLPTGGGWGGEPGREPVRGTEAGRALPARGPE; encoded by the exons ATGGCTGATGCCCAGAACGTTTCGCTGGACAGCCCAGGGAGTATAGGGGCTGTGGCAGTGCCCGTGGTCTTTGCCCTCATCTTCCTGCTGGGCACAGTGGGCAATGGGCTGGTGCTGGCAGTGCTGCTGCAGCCCGGCCTGGGCGCCTGGCAGGAGCCGGGCAGCACTACGGATCTGTTCATCCTCAACCTGGCAGTGGCCGATCTCTGCTTCATCCTGTGCTGCGTGCCTTTCCAGGCCGCCATCTACACGCTCGATGCCTGGCTTTTTGGGGCCCTCGTTTGTAAGGCTGTGCACCTGCTCATCTACCTCACCATGTACGCCAGCAGCTTCACGCTGGCGGCTGTCTCGGTGGACAG GTACCTGGCCGTACGGCACCCGCTGCGCTCGCGGGCCCTGCGCACGCCGCGCAACGCCCGCGCCGCCGTGGGTCTGGTCTGGCTGCTGGCGGCGCTCTTCTCGGCGCCCTACCTCAGCTACTACGGCACCGTGCGCTACGGCGCGCTCGAGCTCTGCGTGCCCGCCTGGGAGGACGCGCGCCGCCGCGCCCTCGACGTGGCCACCTTCGCCGCCGGCTACCTGCTGCCCGTGGCCGTGGTGAGCCTGGCCTACGGACGCACGCTGCGCTTCCTGTGGGCGGCCGTCGGTCCCGCCGGCGCGGCGGCGGCCGAGGCCCGGCGCAGAGCCACGGGCCGCGCGGGGCGCGCCATGCTGGCGGTGGCAGCGCTCTACGCCCTCTGCTGGGGCCCGCACCACGCGCTCATCCTCTGCTTCTGGTACGGCCGCTTCGCCTTCAGCCCGGCCACCTACGCCTGCCGCCTGGCTTCGCACTGCCTCGCCTACGCCAACTCCTGCCTCAACCCACTGGTCTACGCGCTCGCCTCGCGCCACTTCCGCGCGCGCCTCCGCCGCCTGTGGCCCtgcggccgccgccgcccccgctgCCCCCCGGGCGCCCGCCGCGCCCTCCGTCGCGTCCGCCCGGCGTCCCCAGGCCCTGCCGGCTGCCTCGGGGACGCTAGGCCTCGCGGGCAGCTGCCGACGGGCGGCGGCTGGGGCGGGGAGCCGGGTCGGGAACCGGTCCGCGGCACAGAGGCTGGCCGGGCCCTGCCTGCCCGAGGACCGGAATAA